A part of Aegilops tauschii subsp. strangulata cultivar AL8/78 chromosome 2, Aet v6.0, whole genome shotgun sequence genomic DNA contains:
- the LOC141041128 gene encoding uncharacterized protein, with protein MLCTPTICHVAITKTIINGGAGLNMLSPEAFGLLHVPPSWLRPSKPFSGVGDGSTRPLGQIRLPITFRTHDNYCTELFDFDIAKIDLTYNAILGYPALAQFMVVTHPAYNLMKMPGSNRVLTVAGDTKGVLQALKLTFKTAATVIPGEKKDQEAPEAAPAKKKQLFSQDRAEMKQVPVCEDGTASATFTIGAGLPQDQEEALINGLQANKDGFAWEPKLLAGVPRGVIEHHLRVCLNVRPVKQKARRQYTEKQAFIIQETRKLQAAGVIREVRYSEWLANPVIVPQKGEKERMCVDFTNLHKACLQDALPLPRIDRIIDSTAECDLLCFLDAFFGYHQIKMALGRNAEAYIDEIVVKFREARTLIEDLEETFASLRTVDLRLNPEKCVFEVPSDKLLGFLVSHRGIEANPEKVKAIEDMNPHRP; from the exons atgctctgcacccCCACCATCTGCCATGTGGCGATCACCAAGACTATCATCAACGGCGGAGCCGGCCTCAACATGCTCTCCCCTGAGGCGTTCGGCTTGCTCCACGTGCCGCCTAGCTGGCTCCGTCCCTCCAAGCCTTTCTCCGGGGTTGGAGACGGTTCCACCAggcccctggggcagatccgcctccctatCACTTTCAGGACCCACGACAACTACTGCACCGAGCTcttcgacttcgacatcgccaaGATCGACCTGACGTACAACGCTATTCTGGGATACCCAGCCTTGGCCCAGTTTATGGTTGTGACCCACCCCGcgtacaacctcatgaagatgcctggaagcaacCGTGTCCTCACGGTGGCTGGGGACACGAAGGGCGTGCTGCAGGCCCTCAAGCTCACCTTCAAGACAGCCGCGACTGTGATACCCGGCGAGAAGAAGGATCAGGAGGCCCCAGAAGCAGCACCTGCCAAAAAGAAGCAGTTATTCTCCCAAGACCGGGCCGAGATGAAGCAAGTACCGGTCTGCGAGGATGGGACGGCCAgcgccaccttcaccataggggCTGGTCTCCCTCAGGATCAAGAGGAGGCATTAATCAACGGTTTGCAGGCCAACAAGGATGGATTCGCTTGGGAACCCAAACTCCTGGCTGGGGTCCCAAGGGGGGTAATTGAGCACCACCTGAGGGTATGTCTAAACGTGCGGCCGGTAAAGCAGAAGGCTCGCCGCCAGTACAccgagaagcaggccttcatcatcCAGGAAACTCGTAAGCTACAAGCCGCAGGGGTCATCAGAGAGGTGCGGTACTCGGAGTGGCTAGCGAACCCCGTGATTGTCCCCCAGAAAGGGGaaaaggagcgcatgtgtgtcgacttcaccaaccttcaCAAGGCCTGCCTGCAAGATGCCTTGCCGCTCCCTCGCATCGACCGgatcatcgactccaccgccgagtgtgactTGCTGTGCTTCCTAGATGCCTTCTTcggctaccatcagatcaagatggcc ctcgggaggaacgcagAGGCCTACATCGATGAAATAGTGGTGAAGTTTCGGGAGGCCAGAACGCTGATAGAAGATCTGGAGGAGACATTCGCCAGCCTGCGCACGGTGGATCTTCGGCTTAACCCCGAGAAGTGTGTGTTCGAGGTCCCTTCTGACAAGCTGCTGGGCTTCTTGGTGTcgcacagagggatcgaggctaacccagagaaggtcaaggcaatagagGATATGAACCCCCACAGACCCtaa